From Ammospiza caudacuta isolate bAmmCau1 chromosome 15, bAmmCau1.pri, whole genome shotgun sequence, a single genomic window includes:
- the SPATA2 gene encoding spermatogenesis-associated protein 2: protein MDTKYKDDLFRKYVQFHECKLNASDNKQRPINDEYLRVAAAALLCLPKIDPFYRFRLIKFYEMAENSLRSVKSSSLHCLHNAFNMLETVGINLFLYPWKKEFKNIKTYTGPFVYYVKSALTEDDVRQILNYMGYVQELGTTFKLKEQVDAIQVKMISFELFLAKVECEQLLEIHLQVKDKGYSEVDVVQERKSSSEDVRGCSEAMRRRLECKESLNASMARMVLQKSASERASKDYYKPKVSKPSKSVDAYDSYWESKKPPLMSSLSLRKEPILVDAEDDIKDEIIRPSPSLLTMSSSPHGCSDEYLPTSSHHNGMLRTNVPYSSYFSAQEDLDLYTDPDSRSVLNFKRQDAIKPDVWLLKSDANPVYHKRTHLAKETASSKCQNCGIPCGASVCQKCDGLFGSRQEYPAVKQSSYSIKALPSDGLSPASALREKSQYASQTQSQDRAAQFGSKPKPSGTSRCGFCNRSGAANTCTFCSKVSCDSCLSAYYYDPCCRKSDLHRFLPNNQLNYKSSQLSHVVYR from the exons ATGGATACAAAATATAAAGACGATTTATTTAGGAAGTATGTACAGTTCCACGAATGCAAGCTGAATGCCTCTGACAACAAGCAGCGTCCTATCAACGATGAGTACTTGcgagtggcagcagcagccttaCTTTGCCTTCCCAAAATTGATCCCTTTTATCGATTCCGGCTGATCAAATTTTACGAAATGGCTGAAAACTCACTGAGATCTGTGAAATCCTCAAGTTTACATTGTCTCCATAATGCATTCAACATGCTTGAGACAGTTGGGATTAATCTCTTTCTGTACCCCTGGAAAAAGGAGTTCAAGAACATTAAG ACCTACACTGGACCCTTTGTTTATTATGTGAAGTCTGCTCTAACGGAAGATGACGTGAGGCAGATTCTGAACTACATGGGCTACGTCCAGGAGCTGGGAACGACGTTCAAGCTCAAAGAGCAGGTGGACGCCATTCAGGTGAAAATGATTTCGTTTGAGCTCTTCCTGGCCAAAGTGGAGTGcgagcagctcctggagatCCACCTGCAGGTGAAGGACAAGGGCTATTCGGAGGTGGACGTGGTGCAGGAGCGCAAGAGCAGCAGCGAGGACGTGCGGGGCTGCTCGGAGGCCATGCGGCGGCGCCTGGAGTGCAAGGAGAGCCTCAACGCGTCCATGGCGCGCATGGTGCTCCAGAAATCCGCCAGCGAGCGCGCCTCTAAGGACTACTACAAGCCGAAGGTCAGCAAGCCTTCCAAGTCCGTGGATGCCTATGACAGCTACTGGGAGAGTAAGAAACCGCCTCTGATGAGCTCGCTGAGCCTCAGGAAGGAGCCCATTCTGGTCGATGCGGAAGATGACATTAAAGATGAAATCATCCGGCCCTCGCCCTCCCTGCTGACCATGTCCAGCTCCCCTCACGGCTGTTCAGATGAATACTTGCCAACCTCCTCTCATCACAATGGCATGCTAAGAACAAATGTCCCTTACAGCTCCTATTTTTCTGCTCAAGAGGACTTAGATTTATATACTGACCCCGATTCTAGAAGcgtgttaaattttaaaagacaagACGCTATTAAGCCTGATGTATGGCTGTTAAAAAGCGACGCCAACCCCGTTTACCACAAACGCACCCACCTAGCCAAAGAGACAGCTTCCTCCAAGTGCCAGAACTGTGGCATACCCTGTGGCGCTTCTGTGTGCCAGAAGTGCGACGGCCTGTTCGGCTCGAGGCAGGAGTACCCGGCAGTGAAGCAGAGCTCCTACTCCATCAAAGCGCTCCCGAGCGACGGCTTGTCCCCAGCCTCGGCTCTGAGGGAGAAATCTCAGTACGCGTCCCAGACTCAGAGTCAAGACAGAGCCGCCCAGTTCGGCTCCAAGCCCAAGCCCTCAGGCACCTCGCGCTGCGGCTTCTGCAACCGCTCGGGCGCGGCCAACACGTGCACCTTCTGCTCCAAGGTGTCGTGCGACTCCTGCCTCAGCGCCTACTACTACGACCCCTGCTGCAGGAAGAGCGACCTGCACAGGTTCCTGCCCAACAACCAGCTGAACTACAAATCGTCCCAGCTGTCCCACGTGGTTTACAGATAG
- the RNF114 gene encoding E3 ubiquitin-protein ligase RNF114 isoform X2: protein MPSFCTPCLQECLKPKKPVCGVCRSTLSPGSRALDLEKQIETTETTCNGCNKKMFLSKMRSHAASCSKYQNYIMEGVKAVTKEPLHSTRSFPNRFTFPCPYCSEKNFDQEGLVEHCKALHSMDAKQVVCPICASMPWGDPNYRSANFMEHLQRRHRFSYDTFVDYDADEDDMMAQVLMRSLRDK, encoded by the exons ATGcccag CTTCTGCACGCCGTGCCTGCAGGAGTGCCTGAAGCCCAAGAAGCCAGTGTGTGGGGTGTGCCGCAGCACCCTGTCCCCCGGGAGCAGGGCTCTGGACTTGGAAAAGCAAATTGAAACGACAGAAACCACTTGCAACGGCTGCAATAAAAAA ATGTTCCTGTCCAAGATGCGCAGCCACGCAGCCTCCTGCTCCAAGTACCAGAACTACATCATGGAAGGTGTCAAAGCTGTTACCAAGGAGCCCCTCCACAGCACCAG GAGCTTCCCCAATCGCTTCACCTTCCCGTGCCCGTACTGCAGCGAGAAGAACTTTGATCAGGAGGGGCTGGTTGAGCACTGCAAAGCTTTGCACAGCATGGACGCAAAACAAGTG GTGTGCCCAATTTGTGCCTCGATGCCGTGGGGGGACCCCAACTACAGGAGTGCAAACTTCATGGAGCACCTGCAGAGACGCCATCGCTTTTCCTACGACACCTTTGTG GATTATGATGCTGATGAGGATGACATGATGGCGCAGGTTTTGATGCGCTCTCTGCGGGATAAGTGA
- the RNF114 gene encoding E3 ubiquitin-protein ligase RNF114 isoform X1 produces MAAGGPSRAPERRPDPLSRLTCPVCLEVFDCPVRVPCGHVFCTPCLQECLKPKKPVCGVCRSTLSPGSRALDLEKQIETTETTCNGCNKKMFLSKMRSHAASCSKYQNYIMEGVKAVTKEPLHSTRSFPNRFTFPCPYCSEKNFDQEGLVEHCKALHSMDAKQVVCPICASMPWGDPNYRSANFMEHLQRRHRFSYDTFVDYDADEDDMMAQVLMRSLRDK; encoded by the exons ATGGCGGCGGGCGGGCCGTCGCGGGCCCCGGAGCGGCGGCCGGACCCGCTGTCCCGCCTCACCTGCCCCGTGTGCCTCGAGGTGTTCGACTGCCCGGTGCGCGTCCCCTGCGGACACGT CTTCTGCACGCCGTGCCTGCAGGAGTGCCTGAAGCCCAAGAAGCCAGTGTGTGGGGTGTGCCGCAGCACCCTGTCCCCCGGGAGCAGGGCTCTGGACTTGGAAAAGCAAATTGAAACGACAGAAACCACTTGCAACGGCTGCAATAAAAAA ATGTTCCTGTCCAAGATGCGCAGCCACGCAGCCTCCTGCTCCAAGTACCAGAACTACATCATGGAAGGTGTCAAAGCTGTTACCAAGGAGCCCCTCCACAGCACCAG GAGCTTCCCCAATCGCTTCACCTTCCCGTGCCCGTACTGCAGCGAGAAGAACTTTGATCAGGAGGGGCTGGTTGAGCACTGCAAAGCTTTGCACAGCATGGACGCAAAACAAGTG GTGTGCCCAATTTGTGCCTCGATGCCGTGGGGGGACCCCAACTACAGGAGTGCAAACTTCATGGAGCACCTGCAGAGACGCCATCGCTTTTCCTACGACACCTTTGTG GATTATGATGCTGATGAGGATGACATGATGGCGCAGGTTTTGATGCGCTCTCTGCGGGATAAGTGA